Proteins co-encoded in one Euleptes europaea isolate rEulEur1 chromosome 1, rEulEur1.hap1, whole genome shotgun sequence genomic window:
- the LOC130493401 gene encoding twist-related protein 2-like has protein sequence MHCGLFGSHSSTHRERREASLSTMKEEGMCPDSPEGSLVTSEEESERLPKKGLRKRSQLGKPLTSSAPHECSPPSPQGKRSKRSPVPQTFEDMHTQRVIANVRERQRTQSLNDAFAELRKIIPTLPSDKLSKIQTLKLASRYIDFLYQVLQSDELDHKISSCNYLAHERLSYAFSVWRMEGAWSMSTSH, from the coding sequence ATGCACTGCGGCCTATTCGGTTCGCATTCCAGCACCCATCGAGAAAGACGGGAAGCGAGTTTGTCGACGATGAAAGAGGAAGGCATGTGTCCGGACTCGCCGGAAGGCAGCTTGGTCACCAGTGAGGAAGAAAGCGAGAGGTTACCCAAGAAGGGCCTTCGCAAGAGGAGCCAGCTGGGCAAGCCGTTGACATCGTCAGCCCCGCACGAGTGCAGCCCTCCTTCCCCGCAGGGCAAGCGCAGCAAACGTAGCCCTGTGCCGCAGACCTTTGAGGACATGCACACCCAGCGGGTGATTGCCAACGTGCGGGAGCGCCAGCGCACCCAGTCGCTGAACGATGCCTTCGCCGAGCTCCGCAAAATCATCCCTACACTGCCTTCCGACAAGCTCAGCAAGATCCAGACGCTCAAGCTGGCCTCCCGCTACATCGATTTCCTCTACCAGGTCCTGCAGAGCGATGAACTGGACCACAAGATCTCCAGCTGCAACTACCTGGCCCACGAGAGGCTTAGCTACGCCTTCTCGGTCTGGAGGATGGAAGGGGCCTGGTCCATGTCAACATCCCACTGA